One segment of Agromyces albus DNA contains the following:
- a CDS encoding glycoside hydrolase family 43 protein, with protein sequence MQRLDDIHIRDPFILPVPEEDAYYLFGTTDETVWAGPGEGFDCYRSTDLVVWSSAHPAFRPPAGFWATEHFWAPEVHRWHGRYVMLATFAGHGDNGRLRRGTQSLVADHPAGPYVPLSKGTLTPADWLCLDGTLFIDAFGTPWLVFCREWLDVNDGQILAQRLSEDLASVEGSPRLLFAASEAPWTRPLDSDTGSDYVTDGPSFRRLRDGGLAMLWSSRSSKGYAVGVAYSNSGELFGPWEHESTPIWDHDGGHAMTFDADGTSYLVLHRPNEAPLERAVLTELVEDADPGAPRLRIGAHDPLTV encoded by the coding sequence GTGCAGAGACTCGACGACATCCACATCCGCGACCCGTTCATCCTCCCCGTGCCGGAGGAGGACGCGTATTACCTCTTCGGTACCACTGATGAGACCGTGTGGGCGGGCCCTGGGGAGGGCTTCGATTGCTATCGGAGCACCGATCTCGTGGTCTGGTCCTCTGCGCATCCGGCGTTCCGCCCGCCAGCCGGCTTCTGGGCAACGGAACACTTCTGGGCTCCGGAAGTGCACCGCTGGCACGGGCGGTACGTCATGCTCGCGACATTCGCCGGCCACGGAGATAACGGGCGCCTGCGGAGAGGAACCCAGTCCCTCGTCGCCGATCACCCGGCTGGCCCGTATGTGCCGCTGAGCAAGGGCACTCTCACTCCGGCCGACTGGCTCTGTCTCGACGGAACGCTGTTCATCGACGCATTCGGCACCCCGTGGCTCGTCTTCTGCCGGGAATGGCTCGACGTGAACGACGGACAGATTCTCGCTCAGCGACTGAGCGAAGACCTCGCCTCCGTGGAGGGTTCCCCACGCCTCCTATTCGCGGCGTCGGAGGCGCCGTGGACTCGTCCGCTCGACTCGGACACCGGGTCCGACTACGTCACGGACGGCCCCTCGTTCCGTCGACTCAGGGATGGCGGCCTCGCCATGCTGTGGTCAAGCCGCAGCTCGAAAGGCTACGCGGTCGGCGTCGCCTACTCGAACAGCGGCGAGCTTTTCGGACCATGGGAACACGAATCGACACCGATCTGGGACCACGACGGCGGACACGCCATGACCTTCGACGCCGACGGTACCTCCTACCTCGTGCTGCACCGACCGAACGAGGCGCCACTCGAACGAGCCGTGCTGACTGAACTGGTGGAGGACGCCGATCCGGGCGCTCCACGGCTTCGCATCGGCGCGCACGACCCACTCACCGTCTGA
- a CDS encoding alpha/beta fold hydrolase, with translation MPTFTTSDGTDLYYSDWGTGQPVVLSHGWPLSSDAWAVERKLLADHGYRAIAHDRRGHGRSAQPWNGNDMDTYARDLAELIDALDLRDVVLIGHSTGGGEVVRYAAQHGAGRVAKVITAGAVPPVMVQSESNPEGTPITAFDDIRAGVLADRSQFFQDLSLPFFGFNREGAAVSQGARDDFWRQGMLAGIQAAYECITAFSETDFTEDLKALDVPIFIAHGDDDQIVPIAAAALKSIELVKHGTLKVYAGAPHGIFGDYQQQLDRDILEFIKG, from the coding sequence ATGCCCACCTTCACCACGTCCGACGGAACCGACCTGTACTACTCCGACTGGGGCACCGGCCAGCCGGTCGTCCTGAGCCATGGCTGGCCGCTCAGCTCCGACGCGTGGGCCGTCGAGCGCAAGCTCCTCGCCGACCACGGCTACCGCGCCATCGCGCATGATCGTCGCGGTCATGGCCGCTCGGCGCAGCCCTGGAACGGCAACGACATGGACACCTACGCCCGCGACCTCGCGGAGCTCATTGACGCGCTAGACCTGCGCGACGTCGTGCTCATCGGGCACTCGACCGGAGGCGGCGAGGTCGTCCGTTACGCGGCCCAGCACGGCGCCGGCCGTGTCGCCAAGGTGATTACCGCAGGTGCGGTGCCGCCGGTGATGGTGCAGTCGGAGTCGAACCCCGAGGGCACGCCGATCACGGCGTTCGATGACATCCGGGCCGGCGTGCTCGCCGACCGCTCGCAGTTCTTCCAAGATCTCTCGCTGCCCTTCTTCGGCTTCAACCGGGAGGGTGCTGCGGTATCGCAGGGCGCGCGCGACGACTTCTGGCGGCAGGGCATGCTCGCTGGCATCCAGGCCGCCTACGAGTGCATCACGGCGTTCTCCGAGACGGACTTCACCGAGGACCTGAAGGCCCTTGACGTGCCGATCTTCATCGCGCACGGCGACGACGACCAGATCGTGCCGATCGCAGCCGCCGCACTGAAGTCGATCGAGCTCGTCAAGCACGGCACCCTCAAGGTCTACGCGGGAGCGCCGCACGGAATCTTCGGCGACTACCAGCAGCAGCTCGATCGCGACATCCTCGAGTTCATCAAGGGCTGA
- a CDS encoding alpha-L-fucosidase, with protein MNSATTPSPATSEPNWSDLDRPIPHWFDEAKLGIFIHWGPYSVPAWAEPIGPLGTIDGPTWFAHNPYSEWYANTIRIADSPAAVHHRDAHRNAPYEDFLDDWKGDRFDPTDWVDVFRRAGADFVVPVTKHHDGIALWDAPGTPERNTITRGPGRDIVGELADAVRAAGLEFGVYYSGGLDWSVTPHLPPIRDHHEVHSIRPLDDAYHLYASGHVRDLIDRYQPSMLWNDINWPDAGKHLGDGGLYELFHYYRSVVPHGVVNDRWGVPHHDFLTSEYASDADNETGSWQHTRGLGYSFGHNELEDEQTMMSGAELSTLWVDIVARGGQLLLMSGQTRKVAYRISNARRSMTSARGDRRSTGCQAASGRGQIPTTPGRRLASPGHGSGT; from the coding sequence ATGAACTCCGCAACGACGCCGTCACCCGCCACTTCCGAGCCGAACTGGTCGGACCTCGATCGCCCGATTCCGCACTGGTTCGACGAAGCGAAACTGGGCATCTTCATCCACTGGGGCCCGTATTCGGTGCCGGCCTGGGCTGAGCCGATCGGTCCGCTCGGCACGATTGACGGACCGACCTGGTTCGCTCACAACCCGTACTCGGAGTGGTACGCGAACACGATCCGGATTGCCGACTCTCCCGCCGCGGTGCATCACCGCGACGCCCACCGGAACGCACCGTATGAGGACTTCCTCGACGACTGGAAGGGAGACCGGTTCGACCCCACTGACTGGGTCGACGTGTTCCGCCGAGCCGGCGCCGACTTCGTCGTCCCCGTGACGAAGCACCACGACGGTATCGCCCTCTGGGACGCGCCGGGGACACCCGAGCGCAACACGATCACCCGGGGACCAGGCCGCGACATCGTCGGCGAGCTCGCCGATGCCGTCCGAGCAGCGGGTCTCGAGTTCGGCGTGTACTACTCAGGGGGACTCGATTGGTCTGTCACGCCGCATCTCCCGCCCATCCGCGACCATCACGAGGTGCACTCGATCCGGCCACTTGACGACGCGTACCACCTGTATGCGTCCGGGCATGTGCGAGACCTCATCGATCGCTACCAGCCCTCGATGCTCTGGAACGACATCAACTGGCCGGACGCCGGAAAGCACCTGGGTGACGGGGGACTCTACGAGCTCTTCCACTATTACCGGTCCGTCGTGCCGCACGGTGTCGTCAACGATCGATGGGGTGTGCCGCATCATGACTTCCTCACGAGCGAGTACGCGTCCGACGCCGACAACGAGACAGGATCGTGGCAGCACACGCGAGGGCTGGGCTACTCGTTCGGGCACAACGAGTTGGAGGACGAACAGACGATGATGAGCGGTGCTGAGTTGTCGACGCTCTGGGTCGACATCGTCGCTCGCGGCGGGCAGCTCCTCCTCATGTCGGGCCAGACGCGGAAGGTCGCATACCGGATCTCCAACGCGCGGCGCTCGATGACTTCGGCTCGTGGCGATCGGCGCTCGACCGGCTGCCAGGCGGCGTCCGGGCGTGGGCAGATCCCAACGACGCCAGGGAGGCGACTGGCGAGCCCTGGACACGGTTCTGGAACCTAA
- a CDS encoding alpha/beta fold hydrolase: MSATPTIVLVHGAFADAASWAPVTAALLEQGHTVRVPPVYNRSLVEDAASIRAFVEQIDGPVLLAGHSYGGAVITVAGVAENVVGLVYVSGYALDEGESLGQLQGGFPDSDLAANLVYHAVPGRSR, from the coding sequence ATGTCCGCCACTCCAACGATCGTGCTCGTGCACGGCGCGTTCGCCGACGCCGCCAGCTGGGCCCCCGTCACCGCGGCGCTGCTCGAGCAGGGCCACACCGTTCGCGTGCCTCCGGTCTACAACCGCAGTCTCGTCGAGGACGCGGCCTCGATCCGCGCCTTCGTCGAGCAGATCGACGGCCCAGTGCTGCTCGCCGGCCACTCCTACGGCGGCGCCGTGATCACGGTCGCCGGCGTCGCCGAGAACGTCGTCGGCCTCGTCTACGTCTCGGGCTACGCCCTCGACGAGGGCGAGAGCCTGGGTCAGCTGCAAGGCGGATTCCCCGACTCCGACCTTGCCGCGAACCTCGTGTACCACGCCGTACCCGGTCGCAGCCGGTGA
- a CDS encoding TetR/AcrR family transcriptional regulator: MARPRQFDDASLRAAAMEEFWSRGFEGASVGDIAAASGIGNGSLYAAYGSKLGLFLLVLEAYCRTRIDLVRSAMATEGSAGAAIRALLDAIIDDCAAQPGRRGCLMLNSIAEFGERNTEVLELCQATTRDMEAEIERRLAAEVGTGTGDIGPAYVLAAEILLVSQGLIQASRLHAPATELREIARAYADRLGLD, encoded by the coding sequence ATGGCACGGCCTCGCCAGTTCGATGACGCCTCCTTGCGCGCCGCCGCGATGGAGGAGTTCTGGTCGCGCGGTTTCGAGGGCGCCTCGGTCGGTGACATCGCCGCCGCCAGCGGTATCGGCAACGGAAGCCTGTACGCCGCCTATGGCAGCAAGCTCGGGCTCTTCCTGCTCGTGCTCGAGGCATACTGCCGCACCCGGATCGACCTCGTGCGCAGCGCCATGGCCACCGAGGGGTCCGCGGGTGCCGCCATCCGGGCGCTGCTCGATGCGATCATCGACGATTGCGCCGCCCAGCCGGGGCGGCGCGGATGCCTCATGCTGAACAGCATCGCCGAGTTCGGCGAACGCAATACCGAGGTGCTGGAGCTCTGCCAGGCGACGACGCGCGACATGGAGGCCGAGATCGAGCGGCGTCTCGCCGCGGAAGTCGGCACGGGTACGGGCGACATCGGGCCGGCTTACGTGCTCGCCGCCGAAATCCTGCTCGTCTCGCAGGGCCTCATTCAGGCGAGCCGCCTGCACGCGCCAGCGACCGAGCTGCGGGAGATCGCCCGCGCGTACGCCGACCGGCTCGGGCTCGACTGA
- a CDS encoding carbohydrate ABC transporter permease, protein MANTTISEPDMANTTISESDMANTTIKAAPTAFRAQRRAGGRRVRRGPLSRIGDVILAITVILISAPFAYTVVTSLRPASDVINDPLGWPTSLTVDNIANAYSKMNYTQGLLSSTIVLAGTMILTIVVGSLAAYPLARISRSWTTWVYRIFIAGSTVPIFVLIAPLYLFLRDLGLLNSYAGVILTYTAINLPVAIFFYTSFFRQIPIELEEAAAIDGSGPVRTFFVVLFPLLRPVTATLATFLTLSVWNDLIVPLVFVQDPSLKTVMVNAYSLVGSYTLDPSLLFPAALLGVAPLLIVFAFLQRYIVSGLTMGAVKS, encoded by the coding sequence ATGGCGAACACAACAATCAGCGAACCTGACATGGCGAACACAACAATCAGCGAATCCGACATGGCGAACACAACAATCAAGGCAGCCCCTACGGCGTTTCGAGCGCAACGTCGAGCTGGCGGACGACGAGTACGTCGGGGACCCTTATCGCGGATCGGCGACGTGATCCTGGCCATCACGGTGATTCTGATCTCTGCGCCGTTCGCCTACACGGTGGTGACGTCGTTGCGCCCCGCTTCGGACGTGATCAACGATCCGCTTGGCTGGCCGACGAGCCTGACGGTCGACAACATCGCCAACGCCTATTCGAAGATGAACTACACGCAGGGATTGCTCAGTTCGACGATCGTCCTGGCCGGCACAATGATCTTGACCATCGTCGTCGGATCGCTTGCCGCCTACCCGCTCGCCCGTATCAGCCGATCGTGGACGACCTGGGTGTACCGCATCTTCATTGCGGGCTCGACAGTGCCGATCTTCGTTCTGATCGCTCCGCTATACCTCTTTCTTCGAGACCTTGGTCTGCTGAACAGCTACGCAGGAGTTATCCTCACCTACACCGCCATCAACCTTCCGGTCGCGATCTTCTTCTACACGTCGTTCTTCCGACAGATTCCGATCGAGCTCGAGGAGGCGGCCGCGATCGACGGATCGGGACCCGTTCGCACGTTCTTCGTTGTGCTCTTCCCGCTGCTTCGACCGGTGACGGCGACGCTTGCGACGTTCCTGACTCTCAGCGTCTGGAACGACCTGATCGTGCCGCTGGTCTTCGTCCAGGATCCGTCATTGAAAACGGTGATGGTGAATGCCTACTCGCTCGTTGGCAGTTACACCTTGGACCCGAGTTTGCTCTTCCCCGCCGCATTGCTCGGCGTCGCGCCACTGCTCATCGTCTTTGCCTTCTTGCAGCGGTACATCGTGAGCGGACTCACGATGGGTGCCGTGAAGTCCTGA
- a CDS encoding carbohydrate binding domain-containing protein, whose translation MQQWEVSGLELRNPAAAPDYRSGILAINSSGGVLRHIQITDMTISQISGYSGGWYSRNAGVGIQTDHTTPVSTFDDIVIAGNTFDRVDRIAIAVTPDRDGEGTGLTTGVKIRNNVIRYSGGDDILVVKGQGALIEGNDAAYGGTKSNWACPPSGQYCNGASASIWMAGSLDTVVQGNSSVCHVNESDGQAFDVDWGNRNTLIQYNYSRNNRGGFILIMPPINVSGEPMSRVPSDGTVIRYNISEDDTRTDPCPVQPRSNGPRDVIHFAGSVPNRAGSASAQPDIYNNTIYIPQNRGTYVIGSRSGVNTNGSFLFRNNLVVNYGTGGYVNTTGSTYANNLLYGTAHSTAPTAGTITEDPQLTGPLPTGATGMAGIEAFRPVASSPAARAGVTIANNGGRDLFGTTLPTAAPGIGAFEATLPNPIQNSGFDSGSLGAWATSGSGTTSSVSSVSPARGTHAVQTGAANSGVQQTVSGLVPGATYRLTATLRVQTADEQIALGVKNYGGTEAYAKTTSSVNTPIALTFTMGASSTAATVYCYKNSGTGAGYCDAFSLVRVTAPTNLVANAGFETGVLTPWAATGSNASATSVSASGASSGSFGLVTGASSSGAQQTVGGLAPSTTYVLTGWLRAAAGESIALGVKGAGAAEAFRSVSGATYSPASIAFTTGSASTTATIYCYKNSGSSTGACDELTLTKLG comes from the coding sequence GTGCAGCAGTGGGAGGTCTCGGGCCTTGAGCTCCGCAACCCCGCAGCAGCGCCCGACTACCGCTCGGGCATCCTGGCGATCAATTCCTCGGGCGGCGTGCTCCGGCACATCCAGATCACCGACATGACGATCAGCCAGATCAGCGGGTACTCGGGCGGATGGTACTCGAGGAACGCTGGTGTCGGGATCCAGACGGACCACACCACACCGGTATCGACTTTCGACGACATCGTCATCGCGGGCAACACGTTCGACAGGGTCGACCGCATCGCGATCGCCGTCACACCCGACCGGGACGGCGAGGGCACGGGGCTCACCACGGGAGTCAAGATCCGGAACAATGTCATCCGCTACTCGGGCGGCGACGACATCCTCGTGGTGAAGGGCCAAGGTGCTCTCATCGAGGGCAACGACGCCGCATACGGAGGAACCAAGTCGAACTGGGCCTGCCCGCCGTCCGGCCAGTATTGCAACGGGGCCTCCGCGAGCATTTGGATGGCCGGGAGCCTCGACACCGTCGTTCAGGGCAACAGCTCGGTCTGCCACGTCAACGAGTCAGACGGCCAGGCCTTCGACGTCGACTGGGGCAACCGCAACACGCTCATCCAGTACAACTACAGCCGCAACAACCGCGGCGGGTTCATCTTGATAATGCCGCCCATCAACGTGTCTGGAGAGCCGATGTCGCGCGTTCCATCCGACGGCACCGTCATCCGGTATAACATCAGCGAAGACGACACCCGCACGGATCCGTGCCCGGTGCAGCCTCGCTCGAACGGGCCGCGCGACGTCATCCACTTCGCCGGTAGCGTGCCCAACCGAGCTGGCAGCGCGAGCGCCCAACCCGACATCTACAACAACACGATCTACATTCCGCAGAATCGCGGGACGTACGTGATCGGCAGCCGGAGCGGCGTCAACACCAACGGTTCCTTCCTGTTCCGCAACAACCTCGTCGTGAACTACGGTACCGGTGGCTACGTGAACACGACTGGATCGACGTACGCGAACAACCTCCTCTACGGAACCGCCCATTCGACGGCGCCCACCGCGGGCACGATCACGGAGGATCCGCAGCTCACCGGTCCGCTCCCCACCGGAGCAACCGGAATGGCGGGCATCGAGGCGTTCCGACCCGTGGCGTCCTCGCCAGCGGCGCGTGCCGGCGTAACGATTGCGAACAACGGTGGTCGCGACCTGTTCGGTACGACGCTTCCGACCGCCGCACCGGGGATTGGCGCCTTCGAGGCGACCTTGCCGAACCCGATCCAGAACTCCGGCTTCGACTCCGGGTCGCTCGGGGCGTGGGCGACGTCAGGTTCGGGAACTACTTCCTCGGTCTCGTCGGTGTCGCCGGCTCGAGGCACCCATGCCGTGCAAACGGGCGCGGCGAACAGTGGCGTACAACAGACGGTGTCCGGGCTCGTGCCCGGTGCGACCTATCGCCTGACGGCCACCCTCAGAGTCCAGACCGCCGACGAACAGATCGCCCTCGGGGTCAAGAACTACGGTGGAACCGAGGCGTACGCGAAAACGACCAGCTCGGTGAACACGCCCATCGCCCTGACCTTCACCATGGGCGCTTCGTCCACAGCGGCGACCGTGTACTGCTACAAGAACAGCGGAACGGGCGCCGGGTACTGCGACGCGTTCAGCCTCGTGCGCGTGACGGCGCCGACCAATCTGGTCGCTAATGCTGGGTTCGAGACCGGAGTTCTCACGCCGTGGGCGGCCACCGGGTCGAACGCGTCGGCGACATCCGTCTCTGCGTCGGGTGCCTCATCCGGCTCCTTCGGCCTCGTCACCGGGGCATCGTCGAGCGGAGCGCAGCAGACCGTCGGAGGGCTTGCCCCGTCGACGACCTACGTCCTCACCGGGTGGCTGCGGGCGGCTGCAGGGGAATCGATCGCATTGGGTGTGAAGGGCGCCGGCGCCGCAGAGGCTTTCCGGAGTGTCTCGGGGGCGACGTACAGCCCGGCGAGTATCGCCTTCACCACCGGTAGCGCCAGCACGACCGCGACGATCTACTGCTACAAGAACAGCGGATCATCGACCGGCGCATGTGACGAGCTGACCCTCACCAAGCTCGGCTAG
- a CDS encoding alpha/beta fold hydrolase — protein MPRTSCTTPYPVAAGEDGTDVSVAIDAFPAVFAAGVPNETARVLAVSQRPLTAVAFGEPAPAAAWKEKPGWGIVSSADHTINPEVERFGYTRAGLRSVVELDAPHLVMQTHPAEVAAVITSAIAELAEGSEGERLAS, from the coding sequence TTGCCGCGAACCTCGTGTACCACGCCGTACCCGGTCGCAGCCGGTGAGGACGGTACGGATGTCTCGGTCGCGATCGACGCATTCCCCGCAGTCTTCGCGGCCGGCGTGCCCAACGAGACGGCGCGTGTGCTCGCGGTCTCGCAGCGGCCCCTCACCGCGGTCGCGTTCGGGGAGCCGGCCCCGGCGGCGGCGTGGAAGGAAAAGCCGGGCTGGGGCATCGTCTCGAGCGCCGACCACACGATCAACCCCGAGGTAGAGCGCTTCGGCTACACCCGCGCCGGCCTCCGCTCGGTCGTCGAGCTCGACGCGCCGCACCTCGTCATGCAGACGCATCCGGCCGAGGTCGCCGCGGTCATCACGAGCGCGATCGCCGAGCTCGCCGAGGGCAGCGAGGGCGAGCGTCTCGCCTCCTGA
- a CDS encoding DUF4839 domain-containing protein, translating into MDFLELDADRRSRAAAPRCARQPILDRVRCDRDSEVCRVGRLGEVGTVPARNRLGDVMADAEVTYETKTARAIRGMESRTVTKWEADGWELVSQTPGKFQTEISFRRPMPKTRWLLWATGGAVLAIVLAVIIIFGIIGERNAAPGETSSGALIKSSATPSESSSPGASESSLDPGDVVLTPENNAELGALLSLTDYCDPSIAAFADVYRGQTIAFPGHIGALAPHDGATTRYDILIGAGDFSETTALGPAFQFRDVNTTNDLKFVGTTPDTIGVGTNLNVTAEINDYEASSCLFLLDPVATAVR; encoded by the coding sequence TTGGACTTCCTCGAGCTTGACGCCGACAGGCGCTCGCGCGCCGCAGCTCCGCGGTGTGCCCGGCAGCCGATCCTTGATCGGGTCAGGTGCGACCGCGATTCTGAGGTCTGCCGGGTCGGTAGGCTCGGCGAGGTCGGTACCGTTCCGGCGCGAAACAGGCTGGGAGATGTTATGGCGGACGCCGAGGTCACCTACGAGACGAAAACGGCCCGGGCAATCCGCGGCATGGAGTCGCGGACGGTGACCAAGTGGGAGGCCGACGGATGGGAACTCGTGTCCCAGACCCCAGGAAAGTTTCAGACGGAAATCTCATTCCGGCGTCCGATGCCGAAGACGCGTTGGCTCCTTTGGGCGACCGGCGGCGCAGTCCTCGCGATCGTCCTTGCTGTCATCATCATTTTCGGGATTATCGGGGAACGGAACGCTGCGCCCGGCGAGACCTCAAGCGGGGCGCTGATCAAGTCATCTGCCACGCCGAGCGAATCCTCGTCCCCGGGCGCGTCGGAATCGTCACTGGATCCCGGAGACGTCGTGCTCACGCCTGAGAACAACGCTGAACTGGGAGCCCTCCTCTCACTCACCGACTACTGCGACCCTTCTATCGCGGCATTCGCGGACGTGTACCGCGGTCAGACGATCGCGTTCCCGGGACACATCGGCGCGCTGGCCCCTCACGACGGCGCGACCACCAGGTACGACATCCTCATCGGCGCCGGCGACTTCAGTGAAACCACGGCGCTCGGCCCCGCCTTCCAGTTCCGTGACGTGAACACGACGAACGATCTGAAGTTCGTCGGCACCACGCCCGACACGATCGGTGTGGGAACGAATCTGAACGTCACGGCTGAGATCAACGATTACGAAGCCAGCTCGTGCCTGTTCCTGCTGGACCCCGTGGCGACCGCCGTTCGATAG
- a CDS encoding low temperature requirement protein A — MTEAAGAASVLPGADRVTMFEIFFDLVFVFALMRVIELMETQPGWAGLGRGLLLLLLLWWAWCAFIWLGNRVRLDCGRVVVAILVSMAALFIAALVIPYAWEPHSGWLSPALVLALAFTVVRSSYVSTFLWTSRGDRRLRTQVLIDAIPQTLSSVLLIVGAVLGGDLQSVCWAVAFGLDFGVGWLVSRYNGWRVTSPAHFVERHGLVLIIALGETVLSSGAGLGSTLNEGTVQGLSILAAALAFVVVVGLWWAYFRGPSAAAQHALLGAGPKGRPALARDGYTLGHLPLVAGVMYVALGIRLILQDVLVAPGAPAHWVAVIALTGGLACFLLGLGLFARVMVGRWSRPPLIAAGTSTVLGVVAVGLPSLAVLFLVAALVIAAALTTASWERHAAAR, encoded by the coding sequence GTGACCGAAGCCGCCGGGGCCGCCTCCGTGCTGCCCGGGGCTGATCGCGTCACGATGTTCGAGATCTTCTTCGACCTCGTCTTCGTGTTCGCCCTCATGCGCGTGATCGAGCTTATGGAGACGCAGCCGGGATGGGCTGGCCTCGGGCGGGGGCTGCTGTTGCTGCTCCTGCTCTGGTGGGCGTGGTGCGCGTTCATCTGGCTCGGCAACCGGGTGCGCCTCGACTGCGGTCGTGTCGTTGTCGCGATCCTCGTGTCCATGGCGGCGCTGTTTATCGCCGCGCTGGTGATTCCGTACGCTTGGGAGCCGCACTCCGGCTGGCTGAGCCCGGCGCTTGTACTCGCGCTGGCTTTCACCGTGGTTCGGTCCAGCTACGTCTCGACGTTCCTCTGGACCTCGCGCGGCGACCGGCGACTACGCACGCAGGTGCTGATCGATGCGATCCCGCAGACGCTATCCAGCGTTCTGTTGATCGTCGGAGCCGTGCTCGGAGGGGACCTGCAGAGTGTGTGCTGGGCCGTGGCGTTCGGGCTGGACTTCGGTGTGGGATGGCTCGTCTCTCGGTACAACGGATGGCGGGTTACCAGTCCGGCGCATTTCGTCGAGCGGCATGGCCTGGTCCTGATCATCGCGCTCGGCGAGACGGTCCTCTCGTCGGGAGCCGGGCTGGGTTCGACCCTGAACGAGGGCACGGTCCAGGGTCTGTCGATTCTCGCGGCCGCGCTCGCATTCGTCGTCGTCGTCGGGCTCTGGTGGGCCTACTTCCGTGGTCCGTCAGCCGCAGCACAGCATGCCCTGCTGGGTGCCGGGCCGAAAGGTCGCCCCGCGCTCGCCCGCGACGGCTACACCCTCGGGCACCTCCCACTGGTCGCCGGGGTGATGTACGTCGCGCTCGGCATCCGGCTCATCCTCCAGGACGTCCTCGTCGCGCCCGGCGCTCCGGCACACTGGGTCGCGGTGATCGCACTCACTGGTGGGCTCGCGTGCTTTCTACTCGGCCTCGGCTTGTTCGCCCGAGTGATGGTCGGCCGTTGGAGCCGCCCGCCTCTGATCGCCGCGGGTACTTCGACCGTGCTCGGCGTGGTTGCCGTGGGGCTTCCTTCGCTGGCGGTGCTGTTCCTCGTCGCGGCTCTCGTCATCGCCGCGGCCCTCACGACCGCGTCCTGGGAACGCCACGCGGCGGCCCGATGA
- a CDS encoding GlxA family transcriptional regulator: MAALPTPTRSGRSRRIGFLLFNGVKALDYVGPAEVFVEANQTVDDYQVVLLSPTGEDVTTSLGGRVSVHASAADVADLDTLVVPGSEQPPSVFARGELLVAAAALAARSRRVVSICSGAFVLAALGVLDGRSATTHWKFAADLARRYPRIDVQADRIFVRDGHVATSAGVAAGIDLALALVEDDHGPDVARRVAQGLLVYLQRSGGQSQFSTPLRARAPQESVVRRVTDLLEADPAATHTVTDLARHANVSVRHLTRLFREELDASPAEYLAELRFDLARCRLEAGASVAQTAIDAGLSSAESLRRAFVARLGISPSQYQRRFRSAEGAPTQPTQRTQPAFRTEPVRASVADSGEAVALSA, encoded by the coding sequence ATGGCAGCGCTTCCCACGCCGACCCGGTCGGGTCGATCCCGCCGCATCGGGTTCCTGCTCTTCAACGGCGTCAAGGCGCTCGACTACGTCGGTCCGGCCGAGGTGTTCGTCGAGGCCAACCAGACCGTCGACGACTACCAGGTCGTCCTGCTCTCGCCGACCGGCGAGGACGTGACGACCTCGCTCGGCGGCCGGGTCTCGGTACACGCGTCGGCCGCGGACGTGGCCGACCTCGACACGCTCGTCGTGCCGGGTAGCGAGCAGCCGCCCTCGGTCTTCGCACGCGGTGAGCTGCTCGTCGCGGCGGCGGCGCTCGCGGCTCGCAGTCGACGCGTCGTCTCGATCTGCAGCGGCGCGTTCGTGCTCGCCGCCCTCGGCGTGCTCGACGGCCGGAGCGCGACGACGCACTGGAAGTTCGCCGCCGACCTCGCGCGCCGCTACCCGCGTATCGACGTGCAGGCCGACCGCATCTTCGTGCGCGATGGGCACGTCGCAACGTCGGCCGGGGTGGCCGCGGGCATCGACCTTGCGCTCGCACTCGTCGAAGACGATCACGGACCCGATGTCGCCCGGCGAGTGGCCCAGGGCCTGCTCGTCTACCTGCAGCGCTCGGGCGGCCAGTCGCAGTTCTCGACGCCGCTGCGGGCGCGAGCCCCGCAGGAGAGCGTCGTGCGCCGGGTGACCGACCTGCTCGAGGCCGACCCTGCCGCGACGCACACCGTCACCGACCTCGCGCGGCACGCGAACGTGAGCGTGCGCCACCTCACACGGCTCTTCCGCGAAGAGCTCGACGCCTCGCCCGCCGAATACCTCGCCGAGCTCCGATTCGACCTCGCCCGCTGCCGGCTCGAGGCAGGCGCCTCGGTCGCCCAGACGGCGATCGACGCGGGCCTCTCGAGCGCCGAGTCGCTGCGTCGTGCCTTCGTCGCCCGGCTCGGCATCTCCCCATCCCAATACCAGCGACGCTTCCGCTCCGCCGAGGGAGCCCCGACGCAGCCAACGCAGCGGACGCAGCCGGCGTTCCGCACGGAGCCCGTCCGAGCGAGCGTTGCCGACTCGGGCGAGGCGGTGGCCCTCAGCGCGTGA